A stretch of the Archangium violaceum genome encodes the following:
- a CDS encoding Ku protein — MSRPVWTGSLGFGHVHVPVRLYAAVSPRQVQFNLLHDADGARIQQKRVCSADGEEVPFEHVVKGYEIRPGRYVEVTRGELEAFDPQASRTVDLEDFIELSEIDPIFFDTTYHVMPGENAWRPYATLAMALRASGRAGIGRLVMHLKGHLCVVWPHGRGLVLSTLHYADEVVSQESFSEVSLPGPRPVERDVEAVLSVIEARTVAFEPQRYQDMHRERLLAFLERRARKHGLREVPPEAPAPEREEAPLANGEGRGAGRAPEMVRGEVSEIPARGSLRLSQQAAREVRERTPRQGRKKTVGTRAGTRRKKGDSGR; from the coding sequence ATGTCTCGACCCGTCTGGACCGGCTCGCTGGGGTTCGGGCACGTGCACGTCCCGGTGCGGCTCTACGCGGCCGTGTCCCCCAGGCAGGTGCAGTTCAACCTCCTGCACGACGCGGACGGTGCCCGCATCCAGCAGAAGCGGGTGTGCTCGGCCGATGGCGAGGAGGTGCCCTTCGAGCACGTGGTGAAGGGCTATGAAATCCGCCCGGGGCGCTACGTGGAGGTGACGCGCGGCGAGCTCGAGGCGTTCGATCCCCAGGCCAGCCGCACCGTGGACCTTGAGGACTTCATCGAACTCTCCGAGATCGATCCCATCTTCTTCGACACCACCTATCACGTGATGCCGGGCGAGAATGCGTGGAGGCCGTATGCGACCCTGGCCATGGCGCTGCGAGCCTCGGGCCGAGCGGGCATCGGGCGGCTGGTGATGCACCTCAAGGGGCACCTGTGCGTCGTGTGGCCGCACGGACGAGGGCTCGTTCTCTCCACGCTGCACTATGCGGACGAGGTCGTCTCCCAGGAGAGCTTTTCCGAGGTGTCCCTGCCCGGCCCTCGTCCCGTCGAGCGCGATGTGGAGGCCGTGCTGAGCGTCATCGAGGCGCGCACCGTCGCCTTCGAGCCCCAGCGCTACCAGGACATGCACCGGGAACGGCTGCTCGCCTTCCTGGAGCGGCGGGCCCGGAAGCACGGGCTGCGCGAGGTGCCTCCCGAGGCTCCCGCGCCCGAGAGGGAAGAGGCGCCGCTCGCCAACGGGGAGGGCAGGGGAGCTGGGCGGGCTCCTGAGATGGTGCGTGGCGAGGTGAGCGAAATCCCGGCACGGGGCTCGTTGCGGCTGAGTCAACAGGCGGCTCGCGAGGTGCGGGAGCGGACGCCGCGTCAGGGCCGGAAGAAGACGGTGGGGACGCGGGCCGGGACGCGTCGGAAGAAGGGCGACTCTGGACGCTGA
- the lysA gene encoding diaminopimelate decarboxylase, producing the protein MNHFAYRKRVLHAEEVPLPAIAEAVGTPVYVYSTATLRRHFRVVTEAFGSHPHLVCYAVKANSTLAVLRLLAEEGSGFDIVSGGELARVKAAGGEPGKTVFAGVGKTADEMAQALSAGILFFNVESPEELDLLDAVGRAQGRRAPFAVRVNPNVDARTHRHISTGLKTSKFGVPFEETVALYARARRMKGLQAVGLDCHIGSQITRTAPFKAALGKVAGLYKELKAQGHALQYLDVGGGLGITYTEETPPTPAEYARTTLSVVGDTGATIIFEPGRLVVGNAGVLVTRVLFRKKTPARQFVVVDAGMNDLMRPALYDAHHGLQPVVQRRGQEVEVDVVGPVCESTDVLARQRKVVLPKQGELYALMTAGAYGMSMASTYNSRPRPAEVLVDGAAWRVVRERESVEDLWRGERP; encoded by the coding sequence GTGAATCACTTCGCCTACCGCAAGCGTGTCCTGCACGCCGAGGAGGTGCCCCTGCCGGCCATCGCCGAGGCGGTGGGCACCCCTGTCTACGTCTACTCCACCGCCACGCTCCGCCGGCACTTCCGGGTGGTGACGGAGGCCTTCGGCTCGCACCCGCACCTGGTGTGCTACGCGGTGAAGGCCAACTCCACCCTGGCGGTGCTGCGGCTGCTGGCCGAGGAGGGCAGTGGCTTCGACATCGTCTCCGGCGGTGAGCTCGCCCGCGTGAAGGCCGCTGGCGGCGAGCCGGGCAAGACGGTGTTCGCCGGCGTGGGGAAGACGGCCGACGAGATGGCCCAGGCCCTCTCCGCCGGCATCCTCTTCTTCAACGTGGAGAGCCCCGAGGAACTGGACCTGCTCGACGCCGTGGGCCGGGCCCAGGGCAGGCGCGCTCCCTTCGCCGTGCGCGTGAACCCCAACGTGGACGCGCGCACCCACCGACACATCTCCACCGGTCTGAAGACGTCCAAGTTCGGCGTTCCCTTCGAGGAGACCGTGGCCCTCTACGCCCGCGCCAGGCGGATGAAGGGCCTCCAGGCCGTGGGGTTGGACTGTCACATCGGCTCGCAGATCACCCGCACCGCGCCCTTCAAGGCCGCGCTCGGCAAGGTGGCCGGGCTCTACAAGGAGCTGAAGGCCCAGGGCCACGCGCTCCAGTACCTGGACGTCGGCGGCGGTCTGGGCATCACCTATACCGAGGAGACGCCCCCCACTCCCGCCGAGTACGCGCGCACCACGCTGTCCGTCGTGGGCGACACCGGCGCCACCATCATCTTCGAGCCGGGCCGGCTGGTCGTGGGCAATGCCGGGGTGCTCGTCACCCGCGTGCTCTTCCGCAAGAAGACGCCCGCCCGGCAGTTCGTGGTCGTGGACGCGGGCATGAACGACCTGATGCGCCCCGCCCTCTATGACGCCCACCATGGGTTGCAGCCGGTCGTCCAACGGCGCGGTCAGGAGGTGGAGGTGGATGTGGTGGGGCCGGTGTGCGAGTCCACCGACGTGCTGGCCCGCCAGCGCAAGGTGGTGCTCCCCAAGCAGGGGGAGCTGTACGCGCTGATGACCGCCGGGGCCTACGGCATGAGCATGGCGTCCACCTACAACTCGCGGCCCCGGCCGGCCGAGGTGCTGGTGGATGGGGCCGCCTGGCGGGTGGTGCGTGAACGGGAGAGCGTCGAGGATCTCTGGCGCGGCGAGCGGCCCTGA
- the dapA gene encoding 4-hydroxy-tetrahydrodipicolinate synthase yields the protein MRTFEGSMTALATPFRDGAFDEAAYRALIRQQIAGGTSVLIPMGTTGEAVTMSPDERFRAVRVCVEEAAGRVPVVGGAGSNSTAETIEGVKRVREAGADGSLIVTPFYNKPTQAGLVEHFRAVAKAHPGFPIIAYNVPGRTGVDLLPETAQRMCDIPEVVAIKEATGSMARAVDLVEKCGERLTLLSGDDFTVLPFIACGGKGVISVSSNVAPRMMADLVAAARAGQLEKARELQVRMNELHRLLFIESSPIPVKWALHKLGLFGPEVRLPLVPMTEPNAKKLEAELRKLGLLQG from the coding sequence ATGAGGACCTTCGAAGGCTCGATGACCGCGCTCGCCACTCCCTTCCGGGACGGGGCGTTCGACGAAGCAGCCTACCGTGCGCTCATCCGGCAGCAGATCGCCGGAGGGACGAGCGTGCTCATCCCCATGGGCACGACGGGTGAGGCGGTGACCATGTCCCCCGACGAGCGCTTCCGCGCCGTCCGCGTGTGCGTGGAGGAGGCGGCGGGGCGGGTTCCCGTGGTGGGCGGGGCTGGCTCCAACAGCACCGCGGAGACCATCGAGGGCGTGAAGCGCGTGCGCGAGGCCGGGGCGGATGGCTCGCTCATCGTCACGCCCTTCTACAACAAGCCCACGCAGGCGGGCCTGGTGGAGCACTTCCGGGCGGTGGCCAAGGCGCACCCGGGCTTCCCCATCATCGCCTACAACGTGCCGGGCCGCACCGGCGTGGACCTGCTGCCGGAGACGGCGCAGCGGATGTGCGACATCCCCGAGGTGGTGGCCATCAAGGAAGCCACCGGGAGCATGGCTCGCGCGGTGGACCTGGTGGAGAAGTGCGGCGAGCGGCTGACGCTGCTGTCCGGTGATGACTTCACCGTGCTGCCCTTCATCGCCTGCGGGGGCAAGGGCGTCATCTCCGTGTCCTCCAACGTGGCGCCGCGCATGATGGCGGACCTGGTGGCCGCCGCGCGCGCGGGGCAGCTGGAGAAGGCCCGGGAGCTCCAGGTGCGGATGAACGAGCTGCACCGGCTGCTCTTCATCGAGTCCAGCCCCATTCCGGTGAAGTGGGCCCTGCACAAGCTGGGACTGTTCGGACCGGAGGTTCGCCTGCCGCTGGTTCCGATGACCGAGCCCAACGCGAAGAAGCTCGAGGCCGAGCTGCGCAAGCTGGGACTCCTCCAGGGCTGA
- a CDS encoding DMT family transporter, which translates to MGASTSEAGSSRQASLGGVYAALFLQVMISAGTYLAGKRAMEELPPVTVVLWRFLLSATVFCLLLAFTPGPMLPPRSEWRRVWMLGLLAGPINQMLFFYGLSHSTAAHAALLYALTPLGVYLLSLARGHERASSRATLGILTALAGVVVLLLGRGLASARGSLLGDLLILAAVSAWVVYTTEGKPFAAAYGPVRSTSWSMVAAALLLVPVTPFALAPTRTLSASAPALASIAYLAILTSVVAYLIWYYALTKVSASRVAIFSNLQPAMTALAAWLLLGESLHWELAVGGGLVLAGVRLTQSAPLPQAVPVEG; encoded by the coding sequence ATGGGCGCATCCACCTCCGAAGCCGGTTCTTCTCGTCAGGCGTCGCTCGGCGGGGTCTATGCCGCGCTGTTCCTCCAGGTGATGATCAGCGCCGGCACGTACCTGGCCGGCAAACGGGCCATGGAGGAGCTGCCTCCCGTCACCGTGGTGCTCTGGCGCTTCCTCCTCAGCGCCACCGTCTTCTGCCTGCTGCTCGCCTTCACGCCCGGCCCCATGCTTCCGCCGCGCTCCGAGTGGCGTCGCGTGTGGATGCTCGGCCTGCTCGCGGGCCCCATCAACCAGATGCTGTTCTTCTACGGGCTGTCCCACTCCACCGCGGCCCACGCGGCGCTCCTCTACGCGCTCACCCCGCTCGGCGTGTACCTGTTGAGCCTCGCGCGTGGGCACGAGCGGGCCTCCTCTCGCGCCACGCTCGGCATCCTCACCGCGCTGGCCGGTGTGGTGGTGCTGCTGCTCGGGCGCGGACTGGCCTCGGCGCGAGGCTCGCTGCTGGGAGACCTGCTCATCCTCGCGGCGGTGAGCGCCTGGGTCGTCTACACCACCGAGGGCAAGCCCTTCGCCGCCGCTTATGGTCCGGTGCGCTCCACCTCGTGGAGCATGGTGGCCGCCGCCCTGCTCCTGGTCCCCGTGACGCCCTTCGCGCTCGCGCCGACGCGCACTCTGTCCGCCAGCGCGCCCGCGCTGGCCAGCATCGCGTACCTCGCCATCCTCACCTCGGTGGTGGCGTACCTCATCTGGTACTACGCCCTCACCAAGGTGTCCGCCTCGCGCGTCGCCATCTTCTCCAACCTGCAGCCCGCGATGACCGCGCTCGCCGCGTGGTTGCTGCTCGGCGAGTCGCTGCACTGGGAGCTGGCCGTCGGGGGCGGGTTGGTGCTCGCCGGCGTGCGGCTGACACAGAGCGCGCCCCTCCCGCAGGCGGTTCCCGTGGAAGGGTAG
- the dapB gene encoding 4-hydroxy-tetrahydrodipicolinate reductase has protein sequence MIRTVITGVTGRMGGTLLRLVRDAKDLELVGATARQGSAAVGQDAGQASRLGTLGVSVGDDLGRVLDSARAQVLIDFTSAEASVAHARQCAERGVAMVIGSTGFTPESRAEVAASAKSIPVVLAPNTSVGVNVVIRMAAELARVLGEGYDVEVLEAHHRMKKDAPSGTALKLAEVLASALGRGQEDLTFARQGQIGARPKQEIGVQTLRGGDVVGEHTVYYFGEGERIELTHRATNRDQFGLGALRAARWVTGRSPGLYDMADVLGFQRTS, from the coding sequence ATGATCCGCACCGTCATCACCGGAGTCACCGGCCGCATGGGCGGCACCCTGCTGCGTCTCGTCCGCGACGCCAAGGACCTGGAGCTCGTTGGCGCCACCGCGCGCCAGGGCTCCGCCGCCGTGGGTCAGGACGCGGGCCAGGCCTCGCGTCTGGGGACGCTCGGTGTCTCCGTGGGCGACGACCTGGGCCGGGTGCTCGATTCGGCGCGAGCCCAGGTGCTCATCGACTTCACCAGCGCGGAGGCCAGCGTGGCCCACGCGCGCCAGTGCGCCGAGCGCGGCGTGGCCATGGTCATCGGCTCCACGGGCTTCACCCCCGAGTCCCGCGCCGAGGTGGCCGCCAGCGCGAAGTCCATTCCCGTGGTGCTCGCCCCCAACACCTCCGTGGGCGTGAACGTGGTCATCCGCATGGCCGCCGAGCTCGCGCGCGTGCTGGGCGAGGGCTACGACGTGGAGGTGCTCGAGGCCCACCACCGCATGAAGAAGGACGCGCCCTCGGGCACGGCGCTGAAGCTGGCCGAGGTGCTCGCCTCGGCGCTGGGGCGCGGGCAGGAGGATCTGACCTTCGCCCGGCAGGGCCAGATTGGCGCGCGCCCGAAGCAGGAGATCGGCGTGCAGACGCTGCGCGGTGGTGACGTCGTGGGCGAGCACACCGTGTATTACTTCGGCGAGGGCGAGCGCATCGAGCTCACCCACCGTGCCACCAACCGGGACCAGTTCGGACTCGGGGCGCTGCGAGCCGCGCGCTGGGTGACGGGCCGCTCACCGGGGCTCTACGACATGGCCGACGTGCTTGGCTTCCAGAGGACGTCATGA
- a CDS encoding M48 family metallopeptidase — protein MKRILSAVLTLSVAMGLTSGCASVKKMNVGRTAASILISDEQEAQLGAQVKQELETKEKIKYLEDPVVVDYVRNLSTPILQQANKDRQNVKWKIHVIDDPKTVNAFATPGGYLYVYTGLLLAADNEAEVAGVMGHEAGHVTGRHSAQALMLQYGQQALIDAALGKNSGTVSQIAASLAGSGTSLAFSRGNETEADELGAKYTSGARYDPHGLVTFFQKLAAQEGKTPGFMKWLSTHPPSADRVKHLNSYISSKGLSGSELGADRLAPIKARLRK, from the coding sequence ATGAAGCGGATTCTCTCGGCGGTACTGACTCTCTCGGTGGCCATGGGGCTCACGAGCGGTTGCGCCTCCGTCAAGAAGATGAACGTGGGACGCACGGCGGCGTCCATCCTCATCTCCGACGAGCAGGAGGCGCAGCTCGGCGCGCAGGTGAAGCAGGAGCTCGAGACGAAGGAGAAGATCAAGTACCTCGAGGACCCGGTGGTGGTGGACTACGTGCGCAACCTGTCCACGCCCATCCTCCAGCAGGCGAACAAGGATCGTCAGAACGTGAAGTGGAAGATCCACGTCATCGATGATCCGAAGACGGTGAACGCGTTCGCCACGCCGGGCGGCTACCTGTACGTGTACACGGGGCTGCTGCTGGCGGCGGACAACGAGGCCGAGGTGGCGGGCGTGATGGGCCACGAGGCCGGTCACGTGACGGGCCGGCACTCGGCGCAGGCGCTGATGCTCCAGTATGGCCAGCAGGCGCTGATCGACGCGGCGCTCGGGAAGAACTCGGGGACGGTGTCGCAGATCGCCGCGAGCCTGGCGGGCAGTGGCACGAGCCTGGCCTTCAGCCGCGGCAACGAGACGGAGGCGGATGAGCTGGGCGCGAAGTACACGTCGGGTGCGCGCTATGATCCGCACGGGCTGGTGACCTTCTTCCAGAAGCTGGCCGCGCAGGAGGGCAAGACGCCGGGCTTCATGAAGTGGCTGAGCACGCACCCGCCCAGCGCGGATCGCGTGAAGCACCTGAACAGCTACATCTCGTCCAAGGGCCTGTCGGGCTCGGAGCTGGGAGCGGATCGTCTGGCTCCCATCAAGGCGCGTCTGCGGAAGTAG
- the mutM gene encoding bifunctional DNA-formamidopyrimidine glycosylase/DNA-(apurinic or apyrimidinic site) lyase: MPELPEVEIARRNLVHWLDGRRVVRAEADDSRVFRGARREDFASLQGRLVSLERRGKYLLFTFEGGRGLLAHLGMTGRFVRRPEGAVVPYSRARFHLDSGDVIHFADSRLFGRMEPCAASRLHALEAVKVLGRDPLADGLTAEQLQEAVGDSRQELKVALMDQGRVTGLGNIHAAEALYRAGLHPARKPATLTPDEWRRLADAIHASITFGLEEQQGEEPAYLEDGAENRFLIYGRAGTPCARCGATVESFTQGGRTTHCCPQCQPKNPGRKPPDGRGKRGARRR; the protein is encoded by the coding sequence ATGCCCGAGCTTCCCGAAGTCGAAATCGCCCGGCGCAACCTCGTCCATTGGCTGGACGGTCGCCGCGTCGTGCGCGCCGAGGCCGATGACTCCCGCGTCTTCCGCGGCGCCCGCAGGGAGGACTTCGCCTCGCTCCAGGGCCGCCTGGTGTCGTTGGAGCGACGCGGCAAGTACCTCCTCTTCACCTTCGAGGGCGGCCGGGGTCTGCTGGCCCACCTGGGCATGACGGGCCGCTTCGTCCGTCGGCCCGAGGGGGCCGTGGTGCCCTACAGCCGGGCCCGCTTCCACCTGGACTCCGGGGACGTCATCCACTTCGCCGACTCGCGCCTCTTCGGCCGGATGGAGCCCTGTGCCGCCTCGCGGCTGCACGCGCTGGAGGCCGTGAAGGTGCTGGGGAGGGATCCGCTCGCCGATGGTCTCACCGCCGAACAACTCCAGGAGGCCGTGGGAGACTCCCGCCAGGAGCTCAAGGTGGCGCTGATGGATCAGGGGCGCGTGACGGGGCTGGGCAACATCCATGCCGCCGAGGCGCTCTACCGGGCCGGCCTCCACCCCGCGCGCAAGCCCGCGACCCTCACCCCCGACGAGTGGCGGCGGCTGGCCGACGCCATCCACGCCTCCATCACCTTCGGCCTCGAGGAGCAGCAGGGCGAGGAGCCCGCGTACCTGGAGGACGGCGCGGAGAACCGTTTCCTCATCTACGGTCGCGCCGGGACGCCCTGTGCCCGATGCGGAGCGACGGTGGAATCCTTCACCCAAGGAGGCCGCACCACCCATTGCTGCCCCCAATGCCAACCGAAGAACCCTGGCCGTAAACCCCCGGACGGACGTGGGAAGCGGGGTGCTCGCCGTCGTTGA
- a CDS encoding Wall-associated protein precursor: protein MLSTLLVVLLTQVPCTPGEMSVVCNCKQGMVNACVTLAGDDPLKAAEVLDEVVGMLGALEQTSQMAREGDKNKKKQLQATAEALSHSLGSSEPPHCKGQEHHPISRRIARELENHATLNGLFKPRDPRFVARAKDEQAHCGYQEWHRKVDDEVIEWLTQNGKATYKEFMNKLREIYSRPEMRERFPNGF, encoded by the coding sequence ATGCTCTCGACATTGCTGGTCGTACTGCTGACGCAGGTGCCGTGTACACCCGGCGAGATGTCAGTGGTGTGCAACTGCAAGCAAGGCATGGTGAATGCCTGCGTCACACTCGCGGGGGATGATCCGCTCAAGGCGGCAGAGGTGTTGGACGAGGTGGTGGGGATGCTCGGGGCGCTGGAGCAGACCTCGCAGATGGCGCGGGAGGGAGACAAGAACAAGAAGAAGCAACTCCAGGCGACGGCGGAGGCCTTGTCCCACTCGCTGGGGTCCTCCGAGCCACCCCACTGCAAAGGCCAGGAGCACCATCCCATCTCCCGGCGCATTGCCAGGGAGTTGGAGAACCACGCCACGCTCAATGGACTCTTCAAGCCTCGGGACCCACGCTTCGTGGCTCGGGCCAAGGACGAGCAGGCGCACTGCGGCTATCAGGAGTGGCACCGCAAGGTGGATGATGAAGTCATCGAATGGCTCACCCAGAACGGCAAGGCCACATACAAGGAGTTCATGAACAAGTTGCGCGAGATCTACAGCCGCCCTGAGATGAGAGAGAGGTTCCCCAATGGGTTTTGA
- a CDS encoding YihY/virulence factor BrkB family protein, with the protein MPFRKPRHLTWREFFRRLWVEIEEDAITECAAQLAFYFLFALFPFLFFLVTFAAYLPFAPGAVEAMVARLGPLMPAEALQVVRGHLESLVSDSQPRLITLGLLVALWTASRGVDAFRRALNLAYDVPEYRPYWKTQGLAIVMTVAGSLVIPLAFALFLLGGRVGEWAAEHLHVLDVYHTVWTWLRWPLTACLVMLVLALCYWRLPAVRHRYQFLSPGALLASVLWLLTTWGFTQYVEHFGRYNVTYGSIGGVVVLLLWLYLTGLIFILGGEVNAVLEHAEAEAAQAAGKPSPLEAPHLVAGASREKGSGRERLAFWRRRRRMAERASPEVEPPAEVQEAPGEDSAREERGEHSSQH; encoded by the coding sequence ATGCCGTTCCGCAAGCCCAGGCACCTGACGTGGCGTGAGTTCTTCAGGCGTCTCTGGGTGGAAATCGAGGAAGACGCCATCACCGAGTGCGCGGCGCAACTCGCCTTCTACTTCCTCTTCGCCCTCTTTCCGTTCCTCTTCTTCCTGGTGACGTTCGCGGCGTACCTGCCGTTCGCCCCGGGGGCCGTGGAGGCCATGGTGGCGCGGCTCGGTCCGCTCATGCCGGCCGAGGCCCTGCAGGTGGTGCGGGGACACCTCGAGTCGCTCGTCTCCGACAGCCAGCCCCGCCTCATCACCCTGGGCCTCCTGGTGGCGCTCTGGACCGCCTCGCGCGGTGTGGACGCGTTCCGCCGGGCGCTCAACCTCGCCTATGACGTCCCCGAGTACCGGCCCTACTGGAAGACACAGGGGCTCGCCATCGTCATGACGGTGGCGGGCTCGCTGGTCATCCCGCTGGCCTTCGCCCTCTTCCTCCTGGGCGGGCGCGTGGGCGAGTGGGCCGCCGAGCACCTCCACGTGCTCGACGTCTACCACACCGTGTGGACGTGGCTGCGCTGGCCCCTCACCGCGTGTCTCGTCATGCTGGTGCTGGCCCTGTGCTACTGGCGCCTGCCCGCGGTCCGGCACCGCTACCAGTTCCTCTCGCCCGGAGCGCTGCTCGCCAGCGTGCTGTGGCTCCTCACCACCTGGGGCTTCACGCAATACGTCGAGCACTTCGGCCGCTACAACGTCACCTATGGTTCCATCGGCGGCGTCGTCGTGCTGCTGCTGTGGCTCTATCTCACTGGCCTCATCTTCATCCTCGGTGGCGAGGTGAATGCCGTGCTCGAGCACGCCGAGGCGGAGGCGGCCCAGGCGGCCGGCAAGCCCTCGCCCCTTGAGGCGCCCCACCTGGTGGCCGGGGCCTCCCGTGAGAAGGGCTCGGGGAGGGAGCGGCTCGCCTTCTGGCGCCGGCGCCGGCGCATGGCCGAGCGTGCTTCTCCCGAGGTCGAGCCTCCCGCCGAGGTCCAGGAGGCTCCCGGCGAGGACTCGGCGAGAGAGGAGCGGGGAGAGCACTCCTCCCAGCACTGA
- a CDS encoding TIGR04551 family protein: protein MSSNVLLAALLVASATAAAQTPEPQTGTPAPTPETAAPATPETAAPATPETADSTEERIRQEVEKRVEAAKQEMREEIRAQLATQSLATDWQEEWVEEKRKLELFTLDGYYRLRPNLYYQFDLGKVQDRRLFPSPRATESTQSGADMRLRLEPTFNISEEVRVKTQIDVLDNVLLGSTPSQSFPGDGFYLFDIFNDSQVPPKSALNALKDSIMVREAYGEVSTPVGLLRFGRMTAHWGMGLLRNDGNCLECDFGDVVDRVMFVTEPFNGFYVTPMLEFNTEGQYAYPNGPQSQPVDVTNADDTFSVVLAIARRDTPQQVKAKLDNNQGVLNYGVHFSWRTQRYAASGLYSSPPTYNPDGTVGPMLGFVPRGSELYIPDVWLRYEEKKFRLEFELAAQIGSIDNRAQTLAEATDVNQNQRLDIVSFGGAAVGEYRLLNGQLNLQMELGFASGDRAPGFGAFPGRNRPQRAGFFTQPGDFDGPQYNCGLGGCRDSYIRNFRFNRAYRVDNILWRELVGAVTDAFYAKPTIRYTLTQGFDLFGSVIYSQAIYAESTPSSTDRPLGFETNVGARYETEDGFVARVDWSVLFPLNGLQELQEANQRELATAHAIRGTLGIRF from the coding sequence ATGTCGTCCAACGTCCTGCTGGCGGCCCTGCTCGTCGCCTCCGCCACGGCCGCCGCCCAGACGCCGGAGCCTCAGACCGGGACTCCGGCTCCCACCCCGGAGACCGCTGCTCCCGCAACCCCGGAGACCGCTGCTCCCGCAACCCCGGAGACCGCCGACTCCACCGAGGAGCGCATCCGCCAGGAGGTGGAGAAGCGCGTGGAGGCCGCCAAGCAGGAGATGCGTGAGGAGATCCGCGCGCAGCTCGCCACCCAGAGCCTCGCCACCGACTGGCAGGAGGAGTGGGTGGAGGAGAAGCGCAAGCTGGAGCTCTTCACCCTGGACGGTTACTACCGTCTGCGGCCCAACCTCTATTACCAGTTCGACCTGGGCAAGGTTCAGGATCGCCGGCTCTTCCCGTCGCCGCGCGCCACGGAGTCGACCCAGTCGGGCGCCGACATGCGGCTGCGGCTGGAGCCCACCTTCAACATCTCGGAAGAGGTGAGGGTGAAGACGCAGATCGACGTGCTGGACAACGTGCTGCTGGGCTCCACGCCCTCGCAGAGCTTCCCCGGCGACGGCTTCTACCTCTTCGACATCTTCAACGACTCGCAGGTGCCGCCCAAGTCGGCCCTCAACGCGCTCAAGGACTCCATCATGGTGCGCGAGGCCTACGGCGAGGTGTCCACGCCGGTGGGTCTGCTGCGCTTCGGCCGCATGACGGCGCACTGGGGCATGGGTCTGTTGCGCAACGACGGCAACTGCCTGGAGTGTGACTTCGGCGACGTGGTGGACCGTGTCATGTTCGTCACGGAGCCCTTCAACGGCTTCTACGTGACGCCCATGCTGGAGTTCAACACCGAGGGCCAGTACGCCTACCCCAATGGTCCGCAGAGCCAGCCGGTGGACGTCACCAACGCGGATGACACCTTCAGCGTGGTGCTGGCCATCGCGCGCCGCGACACCCCGCAGCAGGTGAAGGCGAAGCTGGACAACAACCAGGGCGTGCTCAACTACGGCGTGCACTTCAGCTGGCGCACCCAGCGCTACGCGGCCTCGGGCCTCTACAGCAGTCCTCCCACGTACAACCCGGACGGGACGGTGGGGCCGATGCTGGGCTTCGTGCCGCGCGGCTCCGAGCTCTACATTCCGGACGTGTGGCTGCGCTACGAGGAGAAGAAGTTCCGCCTGGAGTTCGAGCTGGCCGCGCAGATCGGCTCCATCGACAACCGGGCGCAGACGCTGGCCGAGGCGACGGACGTCAACCAGAACCAGCGGCTGGACATCGTGTCCTTCGGCGGCGCGGCGGTGGGCGAGTACCGGCTGCTCAACGGGCAGCTCAACCTCCAGATGGAGCTGGGCTTCGCCTCGGGTGACCGGGCGCCGGGCTTCGGGGCCTTCCCGGGCCGGAACCGTCCGCAGCGCGCGGGCTTCTTCACCCAGCCGGGTGACTTCGATGGCCCGCAGTACAACTGCGGCCTGGGCGGCTGCCGCGACAGCTACATCCGCAACTTCCGCTTCAACCGCGCCTACCGCGTGGACAACATCCTCTGGCGTGAGCTCGTCGGCGCCGTCACCGACGCCTTCTACGCCAAGCCCACCATCCGCTACACGCTGACCCAGGGCTTCGACCTCTTCGGCAGCGTCATCTACTCGCAGGCCATCTACGCCGAGTCCACGCCCTCCAGCACCGACCGGCCCCTGGGCTTCGAGACGAACGTGGGCGCCCGCTACGAGACGGAGGATGGCTTCGTGGCGCGCGTGGACTGGTCCGTGCTCTTCCCGCTCAATGGCCTGCAGGAGTTGCAGGAGGCCAACCAGCGCGAGCTGGCCACGGCCCACGCCATCCGCGGCACGCTGGGCATCCGCTTCTAG
- a CDS encoding superoxide dismutase has translation MADMPQKKYTPMQFTHLKGLKGISDAVLESHFKLYEGYVNRTNKLTELLSGMQTKGEAAGANPAYAEMTRRMGFEYNGMVLHEYYFGNMKPGGATTPGGKLKQAMEQSFGSYENWLADFKAVGTAPGIGWAITFQDPRTGWLSNHWVTLHENGNIAGYTPIIVMDAWEHAFVPDYKPFERARYVDAYFQNIDFEACESRLKK, from the coding sequence ATGGCCGACATGCCGCAGAAGAAGTACACGCCGATGCAGTTCACCCACCTCAAGGGTCTCAAGGGCATCAGCGACGCGGTGCTCGAGTCGCACTTCAAGCTGTACGAGGGCTACGTCAACCGCACCAACAAGCTGACCGAGCTGCTCTCGGGGATGCAGACCAAGGGAGAGGCCGCGGGTGCCAACCCGGCCTATGCCGAGATGACCCGCCGAATGGGCTTCGAGTACAACGGCATGGTCCTGCACGAGTACTACTTCGGCAACATGAAGCCGGGCGGCGCGACCACGCCGGGCGGCAAGCTGAAGCAGGCCATGGAGCAGAGCTTCGGCTCCTACGAGAACTGGCTGGCGGACTTCAAGGCCGTGGGAACGGCGCCGGGCATCGGCTGGGCCATCACCTTCCAGGATCCGCGCACCGGCTGGCTGTCCAACCACTGGGTGACGCTGCACGAGAACGGCAACATCGCCGGCTACACGCCCATCATCGTCATGGACGCGTGGGAGCACGCCTTCGTGCCGGACTACAAGCCGTTCGAGCGCGCCAGGTACGTGGACGCCTACTTCCAGAACATCGACTTCGAGGCCTGCGAGAGCCGTCTGAAGAAGTAG